The Bacillota bacterium genome contains a region encoding:
- a CDS encoding AAA family ATPase, translating to MSVNPQEWQEEQLYLQQVIDFVNQELVRGQQEAKSQETDIIELRTSMWEDLPRRIRQWEDLIELFTVNRDMDVKTQTYLATKRRLEFLRRAQSTPYFARIDFRAKEDDELINVYIGYGTLGDYTSDKLLVYDWRSPIAGMFYDFELGEAHYDSYDGPVEGTILLKRQYRIREGQLEYMFDSALNIADEVLQQVLSRSADDKMKNIVATIQREQNAAIRDARSRLLVVQGAAGSGKTSIALHRAAYLLYKHRNSLRAHNILIFSPNQIFTDYISAVLPELGEENVLHTTFQEYIEESLGSSFEVQSLNDQMEVVITNKDQDRYDLDLAEIEYKASSEFITLLRNYAAHFAETGVGFADVVFAGKVLFSGSELDRMYTSDYSFLPAKARLEKIWRRIVYKLKPLKRQRFEAIRRTLAADPPRVFVSERDLVRESVAQLRQELKTALGPTRQRIAWDIVEFYTALFKDEELYAQFAGSKPPAELKEVFQLTLTRIESGFLSYGDAMALLYLKAVLEGVRELGEIRHLIVDEAQDYSLLHYEVMRKLFPRCKITLLGDLNQSIYPYSRITDYDAVAQTLGIGGITHITLSKSYRSTKDIIEFTKGILPTGEAIQAIDRAGHKPQLVKVPTERREQVKIIAQDLVERRDSGAESIAVICRSAHDSRQVHLLLTEELLDTPVTLISDDDDRLRPGIVVIPSYLAKGLEFDSVLVLDAEQYAEPERKLFYTVCTRAQHHLQIYFADRLPPLLQEVSTDLYQMRE from the coding sequence TTTACGGTGAACCGAGATATGGACGTGAAAACCCAGACCTATCTTGCTACCAAGAGACGGCTGGAATTTCTCCGTCGGGCCCAGTCCACTCCCTATTTTGCTCGCATCGACTTTCGAGCCAAGGAAGATGACGAACTGATTAACGTTTACATCGGTTATGGAACCTTAGGTGACTATACTTCCGACAAGCTCCTGGTATACGACTGGCGCTCTCCCATTGCTGGCATGTTCTACGATTTCGAACTGGGCGAGGCTCATTATGACAGTTACGACGGCCCTGTGGAGGGGACTATCCTACTCAAGCGTCAGTATCGGATTCGAGAGGGACAGCTGGAGTATATGTTCGATAGTGCCCTTAACATCGCCGATGAAGTATTACAGCAAGTGCTTAGCCGCAGCGCCGATGACAAAATGAAGAATATCGTTGCCACCATTCAGCGAGAGCAAAATGCCGCCATCCGCGACGCCAGGAGCAGACTGCTGGTTGTCCAGGGTGCCGCAGGCAGTGGCAAGACCTCCATCGCCCTGCATCGGGCTGCCTATCTGCTCTACAAACACAGAAACAGCCTCAGGGCCCATAATATCCTGATCTTCTCCCCCAACCAGATATTCACCGACTACATCTCCGCGGTTTTGCCGGAGCTGGGGGAGGAAAACGTTCTTCACACCACTTTTCAAGAATACATCGAGGAGTCCCTGGGCTCTTCCTTTGAGGTGCAAAGCCTCAACGATCAGATGGAGGTGGTAATCACCAACAAAGATCAGGATCGGTATGACCTAGACCTGGCGGAAATAGAGTATAAGGCCTCGTCGGAGTTCATTACCCTGCTGCGAAACTATGCTGCCCATTTTGCTGAAACTGGGGTGGGTTTTGCCGACGTTGTTTTTGCCGGGAAGGTGCTCTTCTCCGGTTCGGAGTTAGACAGGATGTATACCTCCGATTACTCCTTTCTTCCGGCAAAGGCCCGTTTGGAGAAAATCTGGCGACGGATAGTATACAAGCTCAAGCCGCTGAAAAGACAAAGATTTGAGGCCATCCGACGGACCCTGGCTGCGGATCCGCCCCGGGTGTTTGTGTCTGAAAGAGATCTGGTTCGAGAAAGTGTGGCCCAACTGCGCCAGGAGCTCAAAACTGCCCTCGGACCAACACGGCAGCGGATCGCCTGGGATATTGTAGAGTTCTACACTGCCCTCTTCAAAGACGAAGAGCTCTATGCCCAGTTTGCCGGCTCAAAGCCGCCGGCAGAACTGAAAGAGGTATTCCAGCTTACCCTCACCCGAATAGAGTCGGGCTTTCTGTCCTACGGTGATGCCATGGCTCTGCTTTATCTAAAGGCCGTGCTGGAAGGGGTTAGGGAACTGGGGGAAATTAGGCATCTGATTGTTGATGAAGCCCAGGATTACTCGCTACTTCACTATGAGGTGATGCGCAAGCTGTTCCCACGATGCAAGATTACGCTCTTGGGGGATCTCAATCAATCAATTTATCCCTATTCCCGCATCACCGACTACGACGCGGTGGCGCAGACATTGGGAATTGGTGGAATTACCCACATCACCTTGTCCAAAAGCTACCGTTCCACCAAAGATATCATCGAGTTCACAAAGGGAATTCTCCCCACTGGCGAGGCTATCCAAGCCATTGACCGGGCAGGCCACAAGCCCCAACTGGTTAAAGTACCGACGGAGCGAAGGGAACAAGTGAAGATTATCGCCCAGGATCTAGTGGAACGCAGGGATTCAGGTGCCGAGTCTATCGCTGTAATCTGTCGCTCGGCCCACGATAGCCGCCAAGTCCATCTGCTCCTCACCGAGGAACTGTTGGACACTCCCGTCACTTTAATTTCCGATGATGATGATCGACTGCGTCCCGGCATCGTTGTAATTCCCTCATATCTGGCCAAGGGGTTGGAGTTTGATTCGGTCTTAGTCCTTGATGCCGAGCAATATGCGGAGCCAGAGCGCAAGCTCTTTTATACCGTCTGTACCCGAGCTCAGCACCATCTTCAAATATACTTTGCTGATCGGTTACCTCCCTTGCTCCAGGAGGTATCGACGGACCTGTATCAGATGCGAGAATAA